The Deinococcus koreensis genome window below encodes:
- a CDS encoding ATP-dependent helicase → MSSGPDLLSNLNPTQAQAADHYTGPALVIAGAGSGKTRTLIYRIAHLIGHYGVDPGEILAVTFTNKAAAEMRERAKHLVGGADKLWMSTFHSAGVRILRAYGEHIGLKRGFVIYDDDDQLDVIKEVMGSIPGIGPDTSPRVIRGILDRAKSNLMTPDDLARSYEPFISGLPKDVAAEAYRRYEARKKGQNAIDFGDLITETVRLFHEVPGVLNAVQNRARFIHVDEYQDTNKAQYELTRLLASRDRNLLVVGDPDQSIYKFRGADIQNILDFQKDYPDAKVYMLEHNYRSSAHVLNLANKLIENNAERLEKTLKAVKEDGHRVVFHRATDHRAEGDFVAEWLTRLHTLEGRPYTDMAILYRTNAQSRVIEESLRRVQIPAKIVGGVGFYDRREIKDILAYARLAINPSDDVALRRIIGRPKRGIGDTALEKLMEWARLHHSSLLDACAKAADHGILDRGAQKAVDFAALMAAMSDAADNYEPAPFLRYVIESSGYLDLLKQEGPEGQVRMENLDELINAAEEWAQSQDHAGTIGDFLDDAALLSSVDDMRTRQENKGTPEDAVTLMTMHNAKGLEFPVVFIVGAEEGLLPSRGALVEAGGIEEERRLFYVGITRAMDRLFLTAAENRMQYGKTNAAEDSRFLEELGDGFDTIDPYGQVVEYRAKSWKQYRPTVPVTPSAVKNTSSLTAEMAYRGGEKVTHPKFGGGQVLAVAGTGDRQEVTVHFPSAGTKKLLVKFANLSPA, encoded by the coding sequence GTGAGTTCCGGCCCCGATCTGCTGTCCAACCTCAACCCGACCCAGGCCCAGGCCGCCGACCACTACACCGGCCCGGCGCTGGTCATCGCCGGCGCCGGCAGCGGCAAGACCCGCACGCTGATCTACCGCATCGCCCACCTGATCGGGCACTACGGGGTCGATCCCGGCGAGATCCTGGCCGTGACCTTCACCAACAAGGCCGCCGCCGAGATGCGCGAGCGGGCCAAGCATCTGGTCGGCGGCGCCGACAAGCTCTGGATGAGCACCTTCCACTCGGCGGGCGTCCGCATCCTGCGGGCCTACGGCGAGCACATCGGATTGAAACGAGGCTTCGTCATCTACGACGACGACGACCAGCTCGACGTCATCAAGGAGGTCATGGGCAGCATCCCCGGCATCGGCCCGGACACCAGCCCGCGCGTGATCCGGGGCATCCTCGACCGGGCCAAGAGCAACCTGATGACCCCGGACGACCTGGCACGGAGCTACGAGCCGTTTATCAGCGGCCTGCCCAAAGACGTCGCCGCCGAGGCCTACCGCCGCTACGAGGCGCGCAAGAAGGGCCAGAACGCCATCGACTTCGGCGACCTGATCACCGAGACCGTGCGCCTGTTCCACGAGGTGCCGGGCGTGCTGAACGCCGTGCAGAACCGCGCGCGGTTCATCCACGTGGACGAGTACCAGGATACGAACAAGGCGCAGTACGAACTGACTCGGCTGCTGGCCTCGAGAGACCGGAACCTGCTGGTGGTGGGCGATCCCGATCAGTCGATCTATAAATTTAGAGGCGCGGATATACAAAATATCCTCGATTTCCAGAAAGATTACCCCGATGCCAAAGTCTATATGCTGGAGCATAACTACCGCTCCAGCGCGCATGTGCTGAATCTGGCGAACAAGCTCATCGAGAACAACGCCGAGCGGCTGGAGAAGACCCTGAAGGCCGTGAAGGAGGATGGGCACCGGGTCGTGTTCCACCGCGCCACGGACCACCGCGCCGAGGGCGATTTCGTGGCCGAGTGGCTGACCCGCCTGCACACCCTGGAGGGCCGGCCCTACACCGACATGGCGATCCTGTACCGCACCAACGCCCAGTCCCGCGTGATCGAGGAGTCGCTGCGCCGGGTGCAGATTCCGGCCAAGATCGTGGGCGGCGTGGGCTTCTATGACCGCCGCGAGATCAAGGACATCCTGGCCTACGCCCGGCTCGCCATCAACCCATCGGACGACGTGGCCCTGCGCCGCATCATCGGGCGGCCCAAGCGCGGCATCGGCGATACGGCGCTGGAGAAGCTGATGGAGTGGGCACGCCTCCACCACTCGAGCCTGCTGGACGCCTGCGCCAAGGCCGCGGATCACGGCATCCTCGACCGGGGGGCGCAGAAGGCCGTGGACTTCGCCGCCCTGATGGCCGCCATGAGCGACGCCGCCGACAACTACGAGCCCGCCCCCTTCCTGCGCTACGTGATCGAGTCCAGCGGCTACCTCGATCTGCTGAAACAGGAAGGCCCGGAAGGTCAGGTTCGTATGGAGAACCTCGACGAACTCATCAACGCTGCCGAGGAATGGGCGCAGTCCCAGGATCACGCGGGCACCATCGGAGACTTCCTGGACGACGCCGCGCTGCTGTCCTCCGTGGACGACATGCGCACCAGGCAGGAGAACAAGGGCACCCCCGAGGACGCCGTGACTCTGATGACCATGCACAACGCCAAGGGCCTGGAATTTCCCGTGGTGTTCATCGTGGGGGCCGAGGAGGGACTGCTCCCCAGCCGCGGCGCGCTGGTCGAGGCGGGCGGCATCGAGGAAGAGCGGCGATTGTTCTACGTGGGCATCACCCGCGCCATGGATCGCCTGTTCCTGACCGCCGCCGAGAACCGCATGCAGTACGGCAAGACCAACGCCGCCGAGGACAGCCGCTTCCTGGAGGAGCTGGGGGACGGTTTCGACACCATCGACCCCTACGGGCAGGTCGTGGAATACCGCGCCAAGAGCTGGAAGCAGTACCGGCCCACCGTGCCGGTGACGCCCAGCGCGGTGAAGAACACCAGTTCCCTGACCGCCGAGATGGCGTACCGGGGGGGCGAGAAGGTCACGCATCCCAAGTTCGGCGGCGGGCAGGTGCTGGCGGTGGCCGGCACCGGAGACCGGCAGGAGGTGACGGTGCATTTTCCCAGCGCGGGCACCAAGAAGCTCCTCGTTAAATTCGCCAACCTGAGCCCGGCGTAG
- the clpB gene encoding ATP-dependent chaperone ClpB, with the protein MNPERFTEASAQAVNAAQQLAQSQQQQNLTIYHVLRTMLDNDTASRAVTAAGGDLAAARAALDAEIARLPRVQGGGEQLYLDPALSRAFTKADTLAGQLGDSFVAADTLLLALRGEYRGKGLPSEADLNRALNEGRKGKTVTNKSSEGQFDALNKYGTDLTQRARDGRFDPVIGRDEEIRRAMQILLRRTKNNPVLIGEPGVGKTAIAEGLAMRIVSGDVPEGLKNKRIVSLEMGSLLAGAKYRGEFEERLKGVIDEVVGSAGEIILFVDELHTIVGAGKTEGSPDAGNMLKPALARGELHLIGATTLDEYREIEKDSALERRFQPVFVDEPSVEDTISILRGIKDRYQVHHNVEITDPALVAAARLSHRYITDRQLPDKAIDLIDESAARLRMALESSPERVDQLQRRKLQLEIEREALKREKDQDSQNRLLDIEDSLKKLGDELGDVRSRWQAEQGDVHSLKAKRDALDQVRTDIEKARRDYDLQRAAELEYGQLPGLEKDVAELTSKLKGAEFAHTQVTEEDVAAVVSRWTGVPASKLMEGEREKLMRLEEGLHARVIGQDRAIVSVSDAIRRARAGLNDPNRPLGSFMFLGPTGVGKTELAKALAEFLFDSSDAMVRLDMSEYMEKHTVARLIGAPPGYVGYEEGGQLTEAVRRRPYSVLLLDEIEKAHPDVFNVLLQVLDDGRLTDGQGRTVDFRNTLIILTSNVGSPLILEMQHRGDDPDEIREAVLNELNSHFRPEFLNRVDDIIVFDALTQADLTRIVEIQLDSLRKRLADRRVTLHLTEAAKQRLAEVGYDPAFGARPLRRAISREIETPLAREILQGHVPDNSSLNVEYDGSRFSFQTGVLN; encoded by the coding sequence TTGAATCCCGAACGTTTCACCGAAGCCAGCGCGCAGGCCGTGAATGCGGCCCAGCAACTCGCCCAGAGCCAGCAGCAACAGAATCTGACCATCTACCACGTCCTGCGGACCATGCTGGACAACGACACGGCGTCGCGCGCCGTCACGGCCGCCGGGGGTGACCTCGCGGCCGCCCGCGCGGCGCTGGACGCCGAGATTGCCCGCCTCCCGCGCGTGCAGGGCGGCGGCGAACAGCTGTACCTCGATCCCGCCCTATCCCGCGCCTTCACGAAGGCCGACACTCTGGCCGGGCAGCTGGGCGACTCCTTCGTGGCCGCCGATACCCTGCTGCTGGCGCTGCGCGGCGAGTACAGAGGGAAGGGCCTGCCCAGTGAAGCCGACCTGAACCGCGCGCTCAATGAAGGGCGCAAAGGAAAGACCGTGACCAACAAATCGTCCGAGGGCCAGTTCGACGCCCTGAACAAGTACGGCACCGACCTGACGCAGCGCGCCAGAGACGGCCGCTTCGACCCGGTGATCGGCCGCGACGAGGAAATCCGCCGCGCCATGCAGATCCTGCTGCGGCGCACCAAGAACAACCCGGTGCTGATCGGCGAGCCCGGCGTGGGCAAGACCGCCATCGCCGAGGGCCTCGCCATGCGGATCGTCTCGGGCGACGTGCCGGAGGGCCTGAAGAACAAGCGCATCGTGAGCCTGGAGATGGGCAGCCTGCTGGCCGGAGCCAAATACCGGGGCGAGTTCGAGGAACGCCTCAAGGGCGTCATTGACGAGGTGGTCGGGTCGGCCGGCGAGATCATCCTGTTCGTGGACGAGCTGCACACGATCGTCGGCGCGGGCAAGACCGAGGGCAGCCCGGACGCCGGCAACATGCTCAAGCCGGCGCTGGCGCGCGGGGAGCTGCACCTGATCGGCGCGACCACGCTGGACGAGTACCGTGAGATCGAGAAGGACTCGGCGCTGGAACGCCGCTTCCAGCCGGTGTTCGTGGATGAGCCCTCGGTGGAGGACACCATCTCGATCCTGCGCGGCATCAAAGACCGGTATCAGGTGCATCACAACGTGGAAATCACCGACCCGGCGCTGGTCGCGGCGGCGCGGCTCTCGCACCGCTACATCACGGATCGGCAGCTGCCGGATAAGGCCATCGACCTGATCGACGAATCGGCGGCCCGCCTGCGGATGGCGCTGGAATCGAGCCCCGAGCGCGTGGATCAGCTGCAGCGCCGCAAGCTGCAGCTGGAGATCGAGCGCGAGGCTCTGAAGCGCGAGAAGGATCAGGACTCGCAGAACCGCCTGCTGGACATCGAGGATAGCCTGAAGAAGCTGGGCGACGAGCTGGGCGACGTGAGGTCGCGCTGGCAGGCCGAGCAGGGCGACGTGCACAGCCTGAAGGCCAAGCGCGACGCGCTGGATCAGGTGCGAACCGACATCGAGAAGGCCCGGCGCGACTACGACCTGCAGCGGGCCGCCGAGCTGGAATACGGTCAGCTGCCGGGGCTGGAGAAGGACGTGGCCGAGCTGACCAGCAAGCTCAAGGGCGCCGAGTTCGCCCACACCCAGGTCACCGAGGAGGACGTGGCCGCCGTGGTGAGTCGCTGGACCGGGGTGCCCGCCAGCAAGCTGATGGAGGGCGAGCGCGAGAAGCTGATGCGCCTGGAAGAAGGGTTGCACGCCCGCGTGATCGGGCAGGATCGGGCCATCGTGAGCGTCTCGGACGCCATCCGCCGGGCGCGGGCGGGGCTCAACGACCCGAACCGGCCGCTGGGGAGTTTCATGTTCCTGGGGCCGACCGGCGTGGGCAAGACCGAGCTGGCCAAGGCGCTGGCCGAGTTCCTGTTCGACTCCAGTGACGCGATGGTGCGCCTGGACATGTCCGAGTACATGGAGAAGCACACGGTCGCCCGCCTGATCGGGGCGCCTCCGGGCTACGTGGGCTACGAGGAAGGCGGCCAGCTCACCGAGGCCGTGCGCCGCCGGCCCTACTCGGTGCTGCTGCTCGACGAGATCGAGAAAGCGCACCCGGACGTGTTCAACGTGCTGCTGCAGGTGCTCGACGACGGCCGCCTGACCGACGGCCAGGGCCGCACGGTGGACTTCCGCAACACGCTGATCATCCTGACCAGCAACGTGGGCTCGCCGCTGATCCTGGAGATGCAGCACCGGGGCGACGACCCCGACGAGATCCGGGAAGCCGTACTGAACGAACTCAACTCGCACTTCCGCCCCGAGTTCCTGAACCGCGTGGACGACATCATCGTGTTCGACGCCCTGACCCAGGCCGACCTGACGCGCATCGTGGAGATCCAGCTCGACAGCCTGAGAAAGCGCCTGGCCGACCGACGCGTGACCCTGCACCTGACGGAGGCCGCCAAGCAGCGGCTGGCCGAGGTGGGCTACGATCCCGCCTTCGGGGCGAGGCCGCTGCGCCGCGCCATCTCGCGTGAGATCGAGACGCCGCTGGCCAGGGAGATCCTGCAGGGCCATGTGCCCGACAACTCCAGCCTGAACGTGGAGTACGACGGCAGCCGCTTCAGCTTCCAGACCGGCGTGCTGAACTGA
- a CDS encoding SRPBCC domain-containing protein, which yields MTSPTSRPTPVPALTHRVEEGKELVLERMFQAPPALVFEAFTRAEHLRHWWGPRGWVLSHCTVDLRPGGRWHYCMKCVDQNQGEFYVMESWGLGVYEEIVAPKRLTYTDYFSDAQGAINEAMPATRAILTFEGVEGGTKVVSRSVYSTPEALVTVMEMGMLQGISETWDRLSEFLADRPG from the coding sequence ATGACCAGCCCGACGAGCCGCCCCACCCCCGTGCCCGCCCTGACCCACCGTGTCGAGGAGGGCAAGGAACTCGTTCTGGAGCGCATGTTCCAGGCGCCGCCTGCCCTGGTCTTCGAGGCCTTCACGCGGGCGGAGCACCTGCGCCACTGGTGGGGGCCGCGCGGCTGGGTACTCAGCCACTGCACGGTCGACCTGCGTCCTGGTGGACGCTGGCACTACTGCATGAAGTGCGTCGACCAGAATCAGGGCGAGTTCTACGTCATGGAGTCGTGGGGCCTGGGGGTCTACGAGGAGATCGTCGCCCCCAAGCGCCTGACCTACACCGACTATTTCTCGGACGCCCAGGGGGCCATCAACGAGGCCATGCCGGCCACCCGGGCGATCCTGACCTTCGAGGGGGTCGAGGGAGGCACGAAGGTCGTCAGCCGCTCCGTGTACAGCACGCCCGAGGCTCTGGTCACGGTGATGGAGATGGGCATGTTGCAGGGCATCAGCGAAACGTGGGATCGTCTGAGCGAATTTCTGGCCGATCGGCCGGGCTGA
- a CDS encoding ArsR/SmtB family transcription factor, with protein MNTATFTALADPYRLQMVELLRRQPLAVGEIASRLGLRQPQTSKHLRILSDAGIIDMQASANRRICSLRPEPFRELDAWISEYRLLWEERFDQLDTYLQTLQTDPTATRPPPLPNDPTKPGGES; from the coding sequence TTGAACACCGCCACGTTCACCGCCCTCGCCGACCCCTACCGGCTGCAGATGGTGGAGTTGCTGCGCCGTCAGCCCCTCGCGGTCGGGGAAATCGCCAGCCGCCTCGGACTCCGGCAGCCGCAGACATCCAAGCACCTGCGGATTCTCAGCGACGCCGGCATCATCGACATGCAGGCCAGCGCCAACCGCCGGATCTGCAGCCTGCGCCCTGAGCCCTTTCGGGAGCTGGACGCCTGGATCTCCGAGTACCGGCTGCTCTGGGAGGAACGCTTCGATCAGCTGGACACCTACCTGCAAACCCTTCAGACCGATCCGACCGCCACCCGCCCGCCACCTCTCCCGAACGACCCGACCAAGCCAGGAGGAGAATCATGA
- a CDS encoding chromate transporter: protein MTEPGSGPGFLTLLLEFARLGLISFGGANLAEIERVLVGTRHWITPATLANGFSLGQLMPGPNMLSVTHYGFAIDGWSGAAAATLGFYGPTALLSAAAALVWQRFSTHPWLVAFRDALLPFGAGVLLAGALVLAQTSIHSWAGAGLALAAFLILWRTRVNSVWVVLGAAVLGAVLGL from the coding sequence ATGACTGAACCGGGAAGTGGGCCGGGCTTCCTGACCCTGCTGCTCGAATTTGCACGCCTCGGCCTGATCAGTTTCGGAGGGGCCAACCTCGCCGAGATCGAGCGCGTGCTGGTGGGCACCCGGCACTGGATCACGCCCGCCACGCTGGCCAACGGATTCTCGCTGGGCCAGCTGATGCCGGGGCCGAACATGCTCTCGGTCACCCACTACGGCTTCGCCATTGACGGCTGGAGCGGCGCGGCGGCCGCCACCCTGGGCTTCTACGGCCCCACCGCCCTGCTGAGCGCGGCGGCGGCCCTGGTCTGGCAGCGCTTTTCCACCCACCCCTGGCTGGTCGCCTTCCGCGACGCCCTGCTGCCCTTCGGGGCCGGCGTGCTGCTGGCCGGCGCCTTGGTGCTCGCCCAGACCAGCATTCACAGCTGGGCGGGCGCGGGACTGGCGCTGGCCGCCTTCCTGATCCTCTGGCGCACGCGCGTGAATTCGGTGTGGGTGGTGCTGGGCGCGGCGGTGCTGGGGGCGGTGCTGGGGCTCTAG
- the fdhF gene encoding formate dehydrogenase subunit alpha — protein sequence MAEIDPRTDTHIRSMAGPTRPAYGPPTQITVDAQTLSAHEGEPLVDVINRAQMELPQVCYHPQLGPIQTCDTCIVEVGGQLVRACGTKVTPGMTVRTAVQAAQLARENAFDRILANHLLYCTVCDNNNGNCTVHNTTKLMAVEHQNRPYQPKPYAVDATNPFYQYDPDQCILCGRCVEACQNLQVNETLSINWESEHPRVQWDGGKAINESSCVSCGHCVSVCPCNALMEKSMVHEAGYFTGIPLPMFQSAVALVKDIEPSMGYGPILNISEIESAGREGYIKQTKTVCTYCGVGCSFEVWTKDRHILKIEPTHGPANGVSTCVKGKFGWDYVNSGKRLTSPLIREGNTYREASWDEALSLIARKMTEIKARDGADALAFIASSKTSNEECFLMQKLARAVVGTNNVDNCSRYCQSPATVGLFRTVGYGGDTGSIRDLELAGLVIGIGTNTAESHPVLATRVKRAHKLNGQRLIVADLREHEMASRADLFIRPKPGTDFVWLNAVAKYILDNGLESRDFLARWVNGLDEFRETLAPYNLDYAEQVSGISQEQLKQIAHEIVQADGTCIMWAMGVTQQCGGSETSTAISNLLLVTGNYMRPGAGSYPLRGHSNVQGASDMGAVPTFVAGYQNVQDEDVQRRHLNEWGTPLPRNKGLDNHEMVDAIHEGTLKFMYLMGEEMAIVDSNANYVEEAFNKLEFFVVQDVLFTHTAGFADVVLPASPSLEKDGTFTNTERRIQRLYQALEPLDGSKPDWQIIQEIANRLGAGWNYAHPSEVMDEVARLTPLFAGVSYERLEGFRSLQWPVHADGTDTPLLFLDGFPFPDGKARLYPAQWIAPLESATEEFDLHLNNGRMLEHFHEGIMTFESPGIKSKVPNGFIEVSPELAEERGIKTGSTVRLVSRHGAVKMPVLVTARVQGRQLYMPMNVPNAVDAVNRLTGSHTDQTTHTPAYKDVAVRMEVLSLDGENPLPRTNHRWGHPTPQRGVEVERKWQRPDYVFPGASLTMLEGASLNARADQLSGADD from the coding sequence ATGGCCGAGATAGACCCCCGCACCGACACCCACATCCGTTCCATGGCGGGGCCCACCCGCCCGGCGTACGGCCCGCCGACCCAGATCACCGTGGACGCCCAGACCCTCAGCGCTCACGAGGGTGAGCCGCTGGTGGACGTGATCAACCGCGCCCAGATGGAGCTGCCGCAGGTCTGCTACCACCCGCAGCTCGGGCCGATCCAGACCTGCGACACCTGCATCGTGGAGGTCGGCGGCCAGCTCGTTCGGGCCTGCGGCACCAAGGTCACGCCGGGCATGACGGTGCGAACCGCCGTGCAGGCCGCCCAGCTGGCCCGCGAAAATGCGTTTGACCGCATCCTCGCCAACCACCTGCTGTACTGCACGGTCTGCGACAACAACAACGGCAACTGCACGGTGCACAACACGACCAAGCTGATGGCGGTCGAGCACCAGAACCGGCCCTACCAGCCCAAGCCCTACGCGGTGGACGCCACCAACCCCTTCTACCAGTACGACCCGGATCAGTGCATCCTCTGCGGGCGCTGCGTGGAGGCCTGCCAGAACCTTCAGGTGAACGAGACGCTGAGCATCAACTGGGAATCCGAGCATCCGCGCGTGCAGTGGGACGGCGGCAAGGCCATCAACGAGTCGAGCTGCGTGAGCTGCGGGCACTGCGTGTCGGTGTGCCCCTGCAACGCGCTCATGGAAAAGTCGATGGTGCACGAGGCGGGCTACTTCACGGGCATCCCGCTGCCCATGTTCCAGAGCGCGGTCGCGCTGGTCAAGGACATCGAGCCATCGATGGGCTACGGCCCGATCCTGAACATCTCGGAGATCGAGTCGGCGGGCCGGGAAGGCTACATCAAACAGACCAAGACGGTCTGCACCTACTGCGGGGTGGGCTGCTCCTTCGAGGTCTGGACGAAGGATCGCCACATCCTCAAGATCGAGCCCACCCACGGCCCGGCCAACGGCGTGAGCACCTGCGTGAAGGGCAAGTTCGGCTGGGACTACGTGAACTCCGGCAAACGCCTGACCTCGCCGCTCATCCGCGAGGGAAACACCTACCGCGAGGCGAGCTGGGACGAGGCGCTGAGCCTGATCGCGCGCAAGATGACCGAGATCAAGGCGCGGGATGGCGCCGACGCCCTGGCGTTTATCGCGTCGAGCAAGACCTCCAATGAGGAATGCTTCCTGATGCAAAAGCTCGCCCGCGCGGTGGTCGGCACCAACAACGTGGACAACTGCTCGCGCTACTGCCAGAGCCCGGCGACTGTGGGCCTCTTCCGCACAGTGGGCTACGGCGGCGACACCGGTTCGATCCGGGATCTGGAGCTGGCCGGGCTGGTCATCGGCATCGGCACGAACACGGCCGAGTCCCACCCGGTGCTGGCGACCCGGGTCAAGCGTGCCCACAAGCTGAACGGCCAGCGCCTGATCGTGGCCGACCTGCGCGAGCACGAGATGGCCAGCCGCGCCGACCTGTTCATCCGGCCCAAGCCCGGCACGGACTTCGTGTGGCTGAACGCCGTGGCGAAGTACATCCTGGACAACGGCCTGGAGAGCAGGGACTTCCTGGCCCGCTGGGTGAACGGCCTGGACGAGTTCAGGGAAACCCTGGCGCCCTACAACCTGGACTACGCCGAGCAGGTCAGCGGCATTTCGCAGGAGCAGCTCAAGCAGATCGCGCACGAGATCGTGCAGGCCGATGGCACCTGCATCATGTGGGCCATGGGCGTCACCCAGCAGTGTGGCGGCAGCGAGACCAGCACGGCCATCTCCAACCTGCTGCTGGTGACCGGCAACTACATGCGCCCCGGCGCGGGCTCCTACCCGCTGCGCGGCCATTCCAACGTGCAGGGGGCGTCCGACATGGGCGCGGTGCCGACCTTCGTCGCGGGCTATCAGAATGTGCAGGACGAAGACGTGCAGCGCCGCCACCTGAACGAGTGGGGCACGCCGCTGCCCAGGAACAAGGGCCTGGACAACCACGAGATGGTGGACGCCATCCACGAGGGCACGCTGAAGTTCATGTACCTGATGGGCGAGGAGATGGCGATCGTCGACTCGAACGCCAACTACGTAGAGGAAGCCTTCAACAAGCTGGAATTCTTCGTGGTGCAGGACGTGCTGTTCACGCACACCGCCGGTTTCGCGGACGTGGTGCTGCCCGCCAGCCCCAGCCTGGAGAAGGACGGCACCTTCACGAACACCGAGCGGCGCATCCAGCGGCTGTATCAGGCCCTGGAACCGCTGGACGGCTCCAAGCCCGACTGGCAGATCATCCAGGAGATCGCCAACCGCCTGGGCGCCGGCTGGAACTACGCGCACCCCTCCGAGGTGATGGACGAGGTCGCCCGCCTGACGCCGCTGTTCGCCGGCGTGAGCTACGAGCGTCTGGAGGGCTTCCGCTCGCTGCAGTGGCCCGTGCACGCCGACGGCACCGACACGCCGCTGCTGTTCCTGGACGGCTTCCCCTTCCCCGACGGCAAGGCGCGGCTGTACCCCGCCCAGTGGATTGCGCCGCTGGAGAGCGCGACCGAGGAATTCGACCTGCACCTGAACAACGGCCGGATGCTGGAGCACTTCCACGAGGGGATCATGACCTTCGAGTCGCCCGGCATCAAATCCAAGGTGCCCAACGGCTTCATCGAGGTCTCGCCCGAACTGGCCGAGGAGCGCGGCATCAAGACCGGCAGCACGGTGCGGCTCGTCTCGCGCCACGGGGCCGTGAAGATGCCGGTGCTGGTCACCGCGCGGGTGCAGGGCCGGCAGCTCTACATGCCCATGAACGTGCCCAACGCGGTGGACGCCGTGAACCGCCTGACGGGCAGCCACACCGACCAGACCACCCACACGCCCGCCTACAAGGACGTGGCCGTGCGGATGGAGGTGCTCAGCCTGGACGGCGAGAATCCCCTGCCGCGCACCAACCACCGCTGGGGCCACCCGACCCCGCAGCGCGGCGTGGAGGTCGAGCGCAAGTGGCAGCGCCCGGACTACGTGTTCCCCGGCGCGAGCCTCACCATGCTGGAGGGCGCCAGCCTGAATGCGCGGGCCGACCAGCTCAGCGGCGCCGACGACTGA
- a CDS encoding cation diffusion facilitator family transporter — protein MTQPHPQFASRLALGSVLVACIVLGLKFLAWYMTKSVALYSDALESIINVAAALAAFVALRVAARPADENHPYGHTKAEYFSAVAEGVLIVLAAISILRAAIPALQNPVEIAASYEGLAVNLGASVLNALWATVLVRQGRALRSPALAADGRHVMSDVVTSVGVLIGVLAARLTGWYFLDPLLAMLVALNILWSGWQLVRESVGGLMDAGVDKDTELRIRTILSQHGEGALEMHDLRTRHAGRLTFVEFHMVVPGAMTVEEAHAICDRVEDALRAEMPDVSVTIHVEPQEKAKHHGVLVL, from the coding sequence ATGACCCAGCCACATCCTCAATTCGCCTCTCGCCTCGCCCTGGGGAGCGTGCTGGTCGCCTGTATCGTGCTCGGCCTGAAATTCCTGGCCTGGTATATGACCAAAAGTGTCGCGCTGTATTCCGACGCCCTGGAGAGCATCATCAACGTGGCGGCAGCGCTGGCGGCGTTCGTCGCCCTGCGGGTCGCTGCGCGGCCGGCCGACGAGAACCATCCCTACGGCCACACCAAGGCCGAGTATTTCAGCGCGGTCGCCGAGGGCGTGCTGATCGTCCTGGCGGCCATTTCCATCCTGCGGGCGGCCATTCCGGCCCTCCAGAATCCGGTCGAGATCGCGGCCTCCTACGAGGGCCTGGCGGTCAACCTGGGGGCCAGCGTGCTGAACGCCCTGTGGGCCACGGTGCTGGTGCGCCAGGGCCGGGCCCTGCGCTCCCCGGCCCTGGCCGCCGACGGCCGGCACGTCATGAGCGACGTGGTGACCAGCGTGGGCGTGCTGATCGGTGTGCTCGCCGCGCGGCTGACCGGCTGGTACTTCCTCGACCCGCTGCTGGCCATGCTGGTGGCCCTGAACATCCTCTGGAGCGGCTGGCAGCTGGTGCGCGAGAGCGTGGGCGGCCTGATGGACGCCGGGGTCGACAAGGACACCGAACTCCGGATCCGTACCATCCTCAGCCAGCACGGCGAGGGCGCGCTGGAGATGCACGACCTGCGCACCCGCCACGCCGGCCGCCTGACCTTCGTCGAGTTCCACATGGTCGTGCCCGGTGCCATGACCGTGGAGGAGGCGCACGCCATCTGTGACCGGGTCGAGGACGCCCTGCGCGCGGAGATGCCCGACGTGAGCGTGACGATCCATGTGGAGCCGCAGGAGAAGGCCAAGCACCACGGCGTGCTGGTGCTCTGA
- a CDS encoding chromate transporter, whose translation MTSSPLRPTSAALPEGAGAPQPSTPAALFRVFTGVALSGVGGGLPAHTRRAVLAQGWMTDAQFAESYTLAQLTPGPNAVNLAAMIGAREAGGLGALAAVAGILCPGLIVMLGASALLVGVGLPPVLQSALRGAACAALAVLLTAAIPVVRVALRVRGGAVLSSLTFLALGALRLDLLPVFAALVGAGLILNRPRRVPPHD comes from the coding sequence ATGACGTCCTCTCCCCTGCGGCCCACCTCGGCCGCGTTGCCGGAGGGAGCGGGAGCGCCGCAGCCCTCGACTCCGGCGGCCCTGTTCCGGGTGTTCACGGGCGTGGCCCTCTCGGGCGTCGGCGGGGGGCTGCCGGCCCACACGCGCCGGGCCGTGCTGGCCCAGGGCTGGATGACGGACGCGCAGTTCGCCGAGTCCTACACCCTGGCTCAGCTGACCCCCGGCCCGAACGCCGTGAATCTGGCGGCCATGATCGGGGCCAGGGAGGCGGGGGGGCTGGGCGCCCTGGCCGCGGTGGCCGGCATCCTGTGTCCTGGCCTGATCGTGATGCTCGGGGCCTCTGCCCTGCTGGTGGGCGTCGGCCTGCCGCCAGTCCTGCAGAGCGCCTTGCGGGGCGCGGCCTGTGCGGCCCTGGCGGTGCTGCTCACGGCGGCCATCCCCGTGGTCAGGGTCGCCCTGAGGGTGCGGGGCGGCGCCGTGCTGTCCTCCCTGACCTTCCTGGCGCTGGGCGCCCTGCGCCTGGATCTGCTGCCGGTCTTCGCCGCGCTGGTGGGCGCCGGGCTGATCCTCAACCGTCCGCGCCGGGTACCACCGCATGACTGA